A single window of Liolophura sinensis isolate JHLJ2023 chromosome 6, CUHK_Ljap_v2, whole genome shotgun sequence DNA harbors:
- the LOC135466656 gene encoding maleylacetoacetate isomerase-like: MPLFLFFHSVHVFLSSLRPLELNILGNPRPSRLPHGHEVGVVGHGPMKTSRALRADTLTSAVHVWKFTMAAVKPVLYSYYRSSCAWRVRIALALKGIDYEYVPVHLVKDGGQQHKEDYKTMNPMAQVPTLLIDGLTLTQSIAIIEYLDETRPSPPLLPSDPKDKVKVRMIAETIASGIQPLQNLAVLLQLDEDKRPAWGNRCIDTGFQAVEAMLSQTAEKYSYGNSLTVADLCLVPQVYNANRFKVDMSKFPTISRVHDELAKLEAFKKAHPSQQPDCPDDQK; the protein is encoded by the exons AtgcctttatttttattttttcactcgGTTCATGTTTTTTTGTCCAGCCTGAGGCCTCTGGAACTGAACATTTTAGGCAACCCAAGGCCTAGTCGACTTCCACATGGGCATGAAGTGGGCGTGGTCGGCCATGGACCAATGAAAACCTCGCGAGCTCTCCGTGCAGACACTTTGACCTCGGCAGTCCACGTGTGGAAGTTTACAATGGCTGCTGTAAAA CCTGTCCTTTATTCGTATTACCGTAGCTCATGTGCATGGCGAGTCAGAATTG CCCTTGCACTAAAGGGAATAGACTATGAGTATGTTCCGGTACATTTGGTCAAGGATGGAGGACAGCAG CACAAGGAGGATTACAAGACCATGAACCCCATGGCTCAGGTGCCCACCCTGCTCATTGATGGCCTCACCCTGACCCAGTCC ATTGCAATAATTGAATATTTGGATGAGACCCGGCCATCTCCACCTCTCTTGCCCTCTGACCCCAAGGACAAAGTCAAG GTGAGAATGATTGCAGAGACAATAGCCTCAGGAATTCAGCCATTGCAGAACCTCGCTGTCCTCCTCCAGCTAGACGAGGACAAACGCCCAGCCTGGGGGAACCGCTGTATTGACACAGGATTCCAGG CTGTGGAGGCCATGCTATCTCAGACAGCAGAGAAGTACAGTTACGGAAATTCCCTCACTGTTGCAGATCTCTGCCTGGTTCCTCAAGTCTACAATGCTAACAG GTTCAAAGTGGATATGTCCAAATTTCCGACCATTTCTCGTGTTCATGATGAACTGGCCAAACTGGAAGCATTTAAGAAAGCTCATCCTAGCCAGCAACCTGACTGTCCCGATGACCAGAAGTGA
- the LOC135469173 gene encoding uncharacterized protein LOC135469173 produces MSASPHQFVPSTPSLSLHPVWSSVNSPVALVPDIMDRYQTSTNNADFSTPTAIVPYTPRLQHSPTARLTPVIKENSALHRVRRKLKCNSTPSSPKVGDVAEQVVPSTPYTSQEKTSLGLQWLEGECNLKTSENDKERKEQSTYKRESLLKWRLSPRAKPLCDRPISLFSCDDIFS; encoded by the exons ATGAGTGCATCACCGCATCAGTTTGTGCCATCTACACCCTCTTTATCCCTCCATCCAGTATGGTCAAGTGTCAATTCTCCTGTGGCATTGGTTCCGGACATCATGGATAGATACCAGACTAGCACAAACAATGCTGATTTTTCTACTCCAA CTGCCATAGTGCCATACACCCCACGATTGCAGCATTCTCCAACTGCTCGATTGACACCTGTTATAAAAGAGAATTCAGCACTACACAGGGTACGCAGAAAGCTGAAGTGCAATTCAACCCCTTCCTCACCAAAAG TTGGAGATGTAGCAGAACAAGTGGTACCTTCCACACCTTACACAAGCCAAGAAAAAACTTCCTTGGGGTTGCAGTGGTTGGAAGGGGAATGTAATCTGAAAACCTCTGAAAATGATAAGGAAAGGAAAGAGCAATCCACATATAAAAGAGAGTCTCTACTCAAGTGGAGACTTTCTCCTAGGGCCAAACCTCTGTGCGACAGACCCATCAGCCTGTTCAGTTGTGATGATATCTTCAGCTAG